Genomic segment of Leopardus geoffroyi isolate Oge1 chromosome B2, O.geoffroyi_Oge1_pat1.0, whole genome shotgun sequence:
ataattgttatttttttcacatacCACATTAACAACAACATAAGACAAAACACAGGGATTTGAGTTGGCCACAAGTATGATGAAAGTCAAGAACGTGACAGGGCTGCTGAGCAGATGATGACATCTTTGCCACAATGGATGTGGAGTGGCCACAGgatgtgaaataaatcagaactatgtttaataaaatgcacatttatattttaaaattaataaggaCTTAATTTGGtgtaaaagttgaaaataaaacagattataGTTCAGAACAACTTGCCACAGGAAATTTCATGActaaatgtaaaacttaacatgtcctttctctaaaatacacaatgaaaaagaaaatgtataaaacaaaccAAGATGCATAAGAACATTTATAGGTAAGTGATATGGAAAATAAACCCTATAATTTGAAAAGTCATCGCATATACCAGGCATCATAGTAGAATTCACAAATGCCGGAAGTcatttcaataaagaaaagaaaaccaattagTTTTTCCTTGACATAGTCCCAATAAGCACACGGACTCCACACTTTCTGAGGAGGCTTTCATTAATCCCCTACCACActccttctttttattctttgtttccaCTCCTTTCAAAAAAACGtgaaatcaatgaggaaacatgCACCAAGCATTACGGCTTTCATTTTCACATCAAGGTCTAAAGGGAGCTGGATAGCAAAGCTATCAGCATCTGTAAATGCCTCTCTCCAAAACCAGTCCACTGCTTGGAAATCTTGCCAACTGTAGTTTCTTCATCCAGAGATTTAATCCCAAAGTCAACATCTGCACAACAGCTGCACCCAACACATGGACCAATAACTTTTAGTgcatcctctctcctctcattttgAACTGTAAACCTTGGCAGGCATGGATGCCGGGTCTGAGTAACATAACCTACAGGTACACGAGGAGGAGCGTGGACTTCAATCTCCTGAAGGCAGCAAGGGCAACAACGGCTGTCACACCTTAGTGGTCTCTCCAGAGTTATAGCTTCTTGGCCCATATTATCAATAATCCTCATGGTAAAAGGCCGAGAAGCCCCACAGCAATTCCGGGTACAGCAGTCTGTATCCTCTGCTGCAGAGTAAATCTTGTGTCCAAAGCTGTTCTTCATTTCATATTTGTTATTAGTTTCAAAACCTGTTATGACTTCCAGAAGCTCAATTTGTTGATGAACAGTATCTGATCTATCTGACTTAAACAGTCCAATCCGGGTGGACAGCCTGATGGAGGTGTGGTGCTGGCATCCATGGTACCCCTGCAGGTCCCCCTGGTTGATTATACACAGGCTGGGGTTGGACAGGAAACCCTACTGGGCCAGCACCTGAATAACCAGCTGGTGGAATTGAGTAGCCAGCCTGAGGGCCAGGATAGCAAACCTGGGGGCCAGGGTAGCCAGTATGTCCTGCAGGTCCTCGGGGTGCTGCTGAAGGACATTGCGGGGGATAGTCAGATGGTAAATTTGTTCCTGGGCGAGGAgcattcatttgtccattttgCTTTTCCATGATTTATAGAGTTCTGTGGCTGCGGGTGCTCCATGCTGCCGAGAACCTCCGGGGTGTGGGAACGCTCTCGGTTTCGTTTCCTGGATCCTAGGTATACcacaagtttttacttaaattctagttagttaatatatatggtaaaattggtttcagataTAGGATTTAGGGACTCATCCTTAAGtataacgcccagtgctcatcacaacaagtgccctccttaatacctgtcacccatttagcccatcccccatccacctccctctatcaaccctcagtttgttctctgtagttaagactCTCTTTGGGTTTGCttcccattctttattttttcctcccttcccctatgtttgtctgtgttgtttcttaaattccacatatgagtgaaatcatacagtgttttcctttctcggattgacttatttcgcttagcataatacactctagctccatccgcaTCATTGCCAATGGCAAAATTTcgttctttttaatggctgagtaatattccattgtgtgtatatactaccttttctttatccaataatcagttgatggacattcgggctctttctgtagctgggctattgttgataatgttgctatgaacacaGGGATGCATATGcctcttcaaatcagtattttgtagccttgggtaaatacacagtagtgcaattgctggatcgtagggtagttcaatttttaactttttgaggaacttccaggcTATTTtgcagagcggctgcaccagtttgcattcccaccaacagtgtaaggaggttcccttttctccacatccttgccagcatctattaTTTCCTGTGTTATTAATTGAACAAGtagctttctaaaattttttttttcaacgtttatttatttttgagacagagagagacagagcatgaacgggggaggggcagagagagagggagacacagaattggaaacaggctccaggctctgagccatcagcccagagcctgacgcggggctcgaactcacggaccgcgagatcgtgacctggctgaagtcggacgtttaaccgactgcgccacccaggcgccccaacaagtagCTTTCTAAAGGCaatactgaatttattttcaaaattttaattcttcaaaATGTGGGAATTTCAAAGCCTAAGAAACAATAGTGTCATTTTCGCTGTATAAatgtcttaaaaacatttttgataaaTTACTTTTGCCCGGACATGTGTTTTAAGGCCAACTTGCTCCCAATCAGACAAAACACAAAGGTCTGGGAACCAAGAGTAGAAGTGGGGGTGTCCACTGATATCTGGGCTCTGTTGCATTCAATATTTTAGAATCCACGTGAGCAGTGCCCCCACAGGACTGCAATGGTTCTATGAAAACTAAAGCTGAGACTCGATACCTGGCTCCTTGGAGTTCTATGTACTATTGAACAAAGAGGCAAATAGGCAAGGGGAAGGGGAACTGGTTGGAGTCACTGATTTTGGCTATCGGGGACATGTAAGGTTGTCACTATGTAATGGGGACAAGAAAAAGTATAGATGGAACCTAAGTTGTACATCTGCCAAGCtgcaaaaaattaatgaagacaaCGACATCGTTATATTGGAAGGGCCCCCAAAGCCAAACCCTGGCCAAATAAGATGCTCtctgaaagaaaagggaaaatgaagtaGATGGTGAAGAGGAAAGTCACACATACCATGTATCATAAATAGCTTGTGAAAAGTTATAGATGGGACTATTGTTACCTTTACttgtatttacttctttattttgccatatatttcaagtaattttctccctttctttcctaccACACTGTTGTGTATGTGTTGTTAGCGAGGAGATTATATCATCactagaggagaaataaaataccaccaagaataaaatattcaatttggAATTGactgcagaggggcgcctgggtggcgcagtgggttaagcgtccgacttcagccaggtcacgatctcgcggtccgggagttcgagccccgcgtcaggctctgggctgatggctcagagcctggagcctgtttccgattctgtgtgtccctctctctctgcccctcccccgttcatgctctgtctctctctgtcccccccaaaaaataaataaaaacgttggaattGACTGCAGAAACTATTGAGACATTGGGCCATTTCCCTTTGGGAAGATGAGCACATTTTTTTACCCTATAATGGGTCCGTGTTATTAGGCAGGAGGATTATTTTAATGTGTAGatgtttattttaacataagTGACAAATGGTGCATGTGGGTGTTAAGAAAGCAAAGTGGTAGATAGCAGGGAGTTCTTGCCATTTTGTTGGGTGCCCAGCAtctgaatctttttttccatttcaaaccTCACTCACAAATGAATCAGTCTTGGTGGGGGCAGAGTTCCGCCTGCCCTTGTTATGGTACATGGGGCATACATTCCATTTCTTACCTGGCATCTAGGAGTGAGCATATGACCTAGCTTTGTCCCAACATAAGCCCAACTGGAACTTTGAATCTGGGGAAATACAGGAACAAAGTTATGCAGGGGATGAAGATTATTTCCTGGGGTGGTGGTAAGTGTCCAGTGGGTAGGGTCCAGCAGTCTCAGGGCTAGTGCCAGAG
This window contains:
- the LOC123609090 gene encoding LOW QUALITY PROTEIN: phospholipid scramblase 1-like (The sequence of the model RefSeq protein was modified relative to this genomic sequence to represent the inferred CDS: inserted 2 bases in 2 codons), whose protein sequence is MDASTTPPSGCPPGLDCLSQIDQILXHQQIELLEVITGFETNNKYEMKNSFGHKIYSAAEDTDCCTRNCCGASRPFTMRIIDNMGQEAITLERPLRCDSRCCPCCLQEIEVHAPPRVPVGYVTQTRHPCLPRFTVQNERREDALKVIGPCVGCSCCADVDFGIKSLDEETTVGKISKQWTGFXREAFTDADSFAIQLPLDLDVKMKAVMLGACFLIDFTFF